From a single Brassica napus cultivar Da-Ae chromosome C9, Da-Ae, whole genome shotgun sequence genomic region:
- the LOC106431599 gene encoding exocyst complex component EXO70B1-like, whose protein sequence is MAATTTPAASISAGAGSNGGAEDRVLATAQQIVKSLNTPKEVREDMMLIFSSFDNRLSNIKTVMTDQNDALLARLEAAETIIHRWDGGNDSSRHSSSSSGNHRSSSFSLSFDGSPEEATEFLSAVDEIISLLVDLSSENKPDMVDRADSALQMAMSLLEDEFRRILIRNTVPLDAERLYGSMRRVTLSFADGDVTEDFENFGLVANGDGDGSGSGSRRRLFHERGGSIGCDLWVDLINPTAVEDLKEIAERMIRAGYEKECVQVYSTVRRDALDECLMILDVEKLSIEEVHKIDWKSMDEKMKKWIQAMKITVRVLLAGEKKLCDEIFNGSETSKEVCFNETTKSCVMQLLNFGEAVAIGKRSSEKLFRILDMYDALANVSQTLEVMVTDDFVCSETKGVLEALGNAARGTFVEFENNVRNETSKKPTTNGEVHPMIRYVMNYMKLIVDYAATLNSLLENDESDGLSRDDDTEEMSPLAKRMLMLITCLESNLEEKSKLYEDGGLQYVFLMNNIHYVVQKVKDSELGKLLGDDWVRKRRGQIRQYSTGYLRASWSKVLAALRDGSMGGASSGSPSYRQRSNSSSSASKMALKERFKGFNASFEEIYRLQTAWKVPDPQLREELRISIQEKVIMAYRAFFGRNKSQLEGGRHAGKYIKYTPDDLESYLPDLFEGNQMVIHPRRKSS, encoded by the coding sequence ATGGCCGCGACAACAACCCCGGCGGCAAGCATCAGCGCCGGAGCAGGATCGAATGGTGGAGCTGAGGATCGTGTCCTCGCGACGGCGCAGCAGATCGTGAAGAGTCTGAACACACCGAAAGAGGTTCGCGAAGATATGATGCTCATCTTCTCCAGCTTCGATAACCGCTTATCCAATATCAAGACGGTGATGACCGACCAAAACGACGCTCTTTTGGCTCGTTTAGAAGCCGCCGAAACGATTATCCACCGCTGGGACGGCGGTAACGATTCCTCTCGCCACTCGTCTTCATCTTCTGGTAACCACCGTTCCTCTTCGTTTTCTCTTTCCTTCGACGGATCTCCAGAGGAGGCGACGGAGTTTCTATCAGCTGTTGATGAGATTATCTCTCTCCTTGTGGATCTTTCCTCTGAGAACAAGCCTGATATGGTAGACCGAGCTGATAGTGCTTTGCAGATGGCTATGTCTCTGCTTGAAGATGAGTTTAGACGGATACTGATCCGAAACACCGTTCCTCTCGACGCTGAGAGACTCTATGGCTCGATGCGTCGTGTTACCTTGTCCTTCGCAGATGGCGATGTTACTGAGGATTTTGAGAATTTTGGATTGGTTGCTAATGGTGATGGAGATGGTAGTGGGAGTGGGAGTAGGAGGAGGCTCTTCCATGAGAGAGGAGGAAGCATAGGCTGTGATCTTTGGGTTGATTTGATTAACCCTACTGCTGTTGAAGATTTGAAAGAGATCGCGGAGAGGATGATTCGAGCTGGTTATGAAAAGGAGTGTGTTCAGGTGTATAGCACAGTGAGGCGTGATGCCTTGGATGAATGCTTGATGATTCTTGATGTGGAAAAGCTGAGTATAGAAGAAGTGCATAAGATTGATTGGAAGTCCATggatgagaagatgaagaagtggattcaagcTATGAAGATCACTGTTAGGGTTCTTCTAGCTGGTGAGAAGAAGCTATGCGACGAGATTTTCAACGGTTCAGAGACTAGCAAAGAAGTTTGTTTCAACGAGACAACTAAAAGCTGTGTGATGCAGTTGTTGAACTTCGGAGAGGCTGTGGCTATAGGAAAGAGATCGTCGGAGAAGCTCTTTAGGATTCTTGATATGTATGACGCTTTGGCTAATGTGTCGCAGACTCTAGAGGTGATGGTCACTGACGATTTTGTGTGTAGTGAGACTAAAGGGGTCTTGGAAGCTTTAGGTAATGCTGCGAGAGGGACGTTTGTTGAGTTTGAGAATAATGTGAGGAACGAGACGTCAAAGAAACCGACGACAAACGGTGAGGTTCATCCCATGATACGTTATGTGATGAACTACATGAAACTGATTGTGGATTACGCGGCTACCTTAAATTCGCTTCTGGAGAACGATGAGTCAGATGGTTTATCCAGGGATGATGATACAGAGGAGATGTCCCCTCTTGCTAAACGAATGCTGATGTTGATTACGTGCTTAGAATCAAATCTGGAAGAGAAATCAAAGCTGTATGAGGACGGTGGGCTGCAGTATGTGTTCTTGATGAACAATATTCACTATGTTGTTCAGAAGGTGAAGGACTCTGAGCTGGGTAAACTCTTGGGTGACGATTGGGTTAGGAAACGAAGAGGACAGATACGTCAGTATTCTACTGGCTACCTCAGGGCTTCATGGAGCAAGGTGCTAGCTGCTTTGAGGGACGGTAGTATGGGTGGAGCCTCAAGTGGTAGCCCAAGTTATAGACAAAGAAGCAACAGTTCAAGTAGTGCCTCGAAGATGGCCTTAAAGGAGAGATTCAAAGGTTTCAATGCCAGTTTTGAAGAGATATACAGGCTTCAAACAGCTTGGAAGGTCCCGGATCCTCAACTTCGTGAAGAACTGAGAATATCAATACAAGAGAAAGTGATTATGGCTTACCGGGCTTTCTTTGGAAGGAACAAGAGTCAACTTGAAGGTGGTAGGCATGCGGGGAAGTACATAAAGTACACACCAGATGACCTGGAGAGTTACTTACCAGACCTATTCGAAGGAAATCAAATGGTAATTCACCCGAGAAGGAAAAGTTCTTAA